A window of Polyodon spathula isolate WHYD16114869_AA chromosome 22, ASM1765450v1, whole genome shotgun sequence contains these coding sequences:
- the LOC121297552 gene encoding interleukin-12 subunit beta-like: MDLLWSLLSIACLFLQLEGYTMVLKPNVVVVDVDMTPNTPSQCRNVTLQCGEQDPSVYWQRKKQKIGKGSELTICVEDFPDAGNFTCHNDNGDILNHTLVLIQVTKNDRGEHPKQILQEISDQMYIKCETKNYSGVFECSWNLNVNPNTVQILAEAYRPNSSISCTVHDQDKSRAICHELTYCPFQEEQEKVQVHLYAIDGPRFESYSNQFFLADIVTPEKIPIHKKDEGDKKVIVSWEYPNSWDKPHSYFPLKFEVKVLKNKNNCNHEVRSNQLTCNHKVPYKGSFHCFTEERSLRFNHSTKKYIFCLRAKDMYSDSPWSEWSEIVLRDPGQQCWLKDYYYSLCSLKHHYSLCHVTKTLASPTISTHLLLLA, encoded by the exons atggACCTGCTGTGGAGTTTGCTATCGATTGCATGTTTATTCCTACAACTTGAAGGATACACCATGGTGCTCAAACCTAACG TTGTTGTTGTGGATGTTGACATGACACCCAACACACCCAGCCAATGCAGAAATGTGACACTCCAATGTGGGGAACAAGACCCCAGTGTGTACTGGCAGAGGAAGAAACAGAAGATAGGGAAGGGGAGTGAGCTAACCATTTGCGTGGAGGATTTCCCAGATGCTGGGAACTTCACCTGTCACAATGATAATGGAGACATTCTCAACCACACCCTAGTGTTAATTCAAGTGACAAAAAATGACAGAGGAGAGCATCCCAAACAAATACTTCAAGAAATCTCTG atcaaatgtatattaaatgtgaaacaaaaaactaCTCTGGTGTATTTGAGTGCTCGTGGAATCTAAATGTGAATCCCAACACTGTCCAGATTTTAGCTGAAGCTTATCGGCCAAA TTCCAGCATCTCCTGCACTGTTCATGATCAGGACAAATCCAGGGCTATCTGTCATGAATTGACATATTGCCCATTCCAAGAAGAGCAGGAGAAAGTACAAGTTCATTTGTATGCAATCGATGGGCCACGCTTTGAAAGCTACTCCAATCAGTTCTTCCTTGCAGATATTG TGACACCAGAGAAGATACCAATTCACAAGAAAGACGAGGGAGACAAGAAGGTTATCGTGTCCTGGGAGTACCCCAACTCCTGGGATAAACCACATTCCTACTTCCCTTTGAAGTTTGAAGTTAAAGtactcaaaaacaaaaacaactgcaacCATGAAGTGCGTTCGAACCAGCTCACATGTAATCACAAGGTGCCATACAAG GGCTCCTTTCATTGCTTCACTGAAGAGAGAAGCCTGCGGTTCAACCATAGCACCAAGAAGTACATTTTCTGTTTAAGAGCTAAAGACATGTACAGCGACTCTCCCTGGAGTGAATGGAGTGAAAT agTCCTTCGTGATCCTGGGCAGCAGTGCTGGttgaaggattattattattctttgtgtTCTCTGAAGCACCATTACTCCCTATGTCATGTCACAAAGACGCTGGCTTCACCCACTATAAGCACACACTTATTACTGCTTGCATAA
- the LOC121297366 gene encoding EF-hand calcium-binding domain-containing protein 9-like — MRSLHCFIFQRYTHSVCFWLKMKLKAGVVLHYLFLDNAYCLMSIKNAKILVEYFKMLDVHNKSSLNDIQFYHFLHYTTDLSDKEIMLIFDMLDWNASGEIGFEEFYMLVCILLANQNNVEKQFISRHSRPVFELIDMDGGHTISPAEFQASGFLFNLKGHALNQIFYDFDVSGDENLSYKEFKMFAMACIDKQEQTKREKKKKKEKSTLRSLGACLVKSANP, encoded by the exons ATGAGGTcattacactgttttatttttcaaaggtaTACACATTCAGTGTGTTTTTGGTTGAAAATGAAGCTGAAAGCAGGAGTGGTTCTTCATTATTTGTTCCTGGATAATGCTTACTGTCTGATGTCAATAAAAAATGCCAAGATTTTAGTGGAGTATTTCAAGATGCTGGATGTGCACAACAAGAGCTCCCTTAATg ATATCcagttttatcattttctccACTATACAACGGATCTGTCAGATAAGGAAATCATGTTGATCTTTGACATGTTGGACTGGAATGCCAGTGGAGAGATTGGATTTGAGGAGTTTTACATGCTAGTCTGCATCCTGCTTGCTAATCAG AACAACGTTGAGAAGCAGTTCATCTCACGTCACTCCCGGCCAGTGTTTGAGCTCATCGACATGGACGGAGGACACACCATCAGCCCTGCCGAGTTCCAGGCCTCAGGATTTCTCTTTAACCTCAAAGGACACGCTCTCAACCAGATCTTCTATGACTTTGATGTCTCAGGGGACGAG AACCTGAGCTACAAGGAGTTTAAGATGTTCGCCATGGCTTGCATTGACAAGCAAGAGCAGACAAagagggagaaaaagaaaaagaaagagaaaagcacACTGAGGAGCCTGGGAGCTTGCCTAGTGAAGAGCGCTAACCCATAA